From the genome of Dryobates pubescens isolate bDryPub1 chromosome 5, bDryPub1.pri, whole genome shotgun sequence, one region includes:
- the LOC128897256 gene encoding LOW QUALITY PROTEIN: inositol 1,4,5-trisphosphate receptor-interacting protein-like 1 (The sequence of the model RefSeq protein was modified relative to this genomic sequence to represent the inferred CDS: inserted 1 base in 1 codon): MEQREEMLSQEMACLLEEVEVHLPDELXQEQGNLAWRAMLLAAFQHWRFWAIAGVCLLLLVLCRWLRKWMHEQACSMQELSYRRWVVKELVEEVIQVYQELSPGTYFPVIQPPIGVGSTYEGWSHHGDDAVYRLLVPLKAGRGHSFRLKESLMEQRPERTFRAKVQLKCTCTTEEPAENMPCFLHHPDKRQRRHRREHLLSVLCTGSYLDVHKMVAWFQDFVRSIWGVRPKMCHYHLKMLPSPRSCKLQLTDSLGRTFVTELIFGLQRGDSDIFLCSCSREATLTTSTTWSASCAVAEAKSFQHIARQVPRGSYHLKCLRVCTQILAGTGFSSAAMKALVMHLLTTTPLSGWCRGAFVERLKDIMQYLHCCLERKHLHHFFLGNDNVPEEISLPAAYEMAEPLNLFQGLAQDPAAQAKALCEFKAVAAVVATHVLASVLKSLIWEYKTLDVNWMRTQRSGWSSIDALPYGDTYRLSIQNVHLLVKSPYEIPNVSLDYYST, from the exons ATGGAGCAgcgtgaggagatgctgagccaGGAGATGGCTTgtctgctggaggaggtggaagtTCATCTTCCAGATGaac tgcaggagcagggcaatcTTGCCTGGAGAGCCATGCTcttagctgccttccagcactgGCGGTTCTGGGCCATTGCCGGCGTCTGTCTCCTGCTCTTGGTGCTGTGCAGGTGGCTCAGGAAATGGATGCATGAGCAGGCCTGCAGCA TGCAGGAGCTGTCCTACAGGCGCTGGGTGGtgaaggagctggtggaggaagTCATCCAGGTGTACCAAGAGCTCTCCCCTGGTACTTATTTCCCAGTGATCCAGCCACCCATTGGGGTAGGCAGCACCTACGAAGGTTGGAGTCATCATGGGGATGATGCTGTCTACCGCCTGCTGGTGCCACTGAAAGCCGGTCGTGGCCACTCCTTCCGCTTGAAAGAGAGCCTCATGGAGCAGAGGCCAGAGAGAACTTTCCGGGCCAAAGTGCAACTGAAGTGCACCTGCACAACAGAAGAACCGGCGGAGAACATGCCGTGCTTCCTCCACCATCCTGACAAGAGGCAGAGGAGACATCGGCGGGAACACCTCCTCAGCGTGCTCTGCACCGGCTCCTACCTAGATGTGCACAAAATGGTCGCCTGGTTCCAGGACTTCGTGAGATCCATCTGGGGCGTGAGGCCTAAGATGTGTCACTACCATCTGAAGATGCTGCCCTCCCCACGCtcctgcaagctgcagctgaCAGATAGCCTGGGGAGAACCTTTGTCACTGAGCTGATATTTGGGCTGCAGCGAGGTGACTCGGACATCttcctgtgcagctgcagtaGAGAGGCCACCTTGACCACGAGCACAACATGGTCAgcgagctgtgctgtggcagaggcAAAGTCCTTCCAGCATATCGCCAGGCAGGTGCCACGTGGCAGCTACCACCTGAAGTGCCTGCGTGTCTGCACCCAAATCCTGGCAGGCACAGGCTTTTCAAGTGCTGCCATGAAGGCCCTTGTGATGCACCTCCTGACCACCACACCCCTGTCAGGCTGGTGCAGGGGAGCTTTTGTGGAACGGCTCAAGGACATCATGCAGTACCTGCATTGCTGCCTGGAAAGGAAACATCTCCACCACTTCTTCCTTGGCAATGACAACGTGCCTGAGGAGATAAGCTTGCCCGCTGCCTATGAAATGGCTGAGCCTCTCAATCTTTtccagggcctggcacaggatcCAGCTGCCCAAGCCAAGGCACTCTGTGAGTTCAAG GCAGTGGCTGCCGTGGTTGCCACACACGTCTTGGCATCCGTTCTTAAATCCCTCATTTGGGAGTACAAAACCTTGGATGTGAACTGGATGAGGACACAGAGGAGCGGATGGAGCAgc
- the LOC128897257 gene encoding inositol 1,4,5-trisphosphate receptor-interacting protein-like 1: protein MLDLPRTYHSPEAQEDANCQRKSILGYSKKLDDSTNSLLSSSQESKRMGSHDELIAGKQLPDLLAQGTKWENAMAAMVVVHGLSSVLQSLILGAKKVGYELDEYTKEHMKQREEMLSRKMAHLLREVEELEQRSQQQGSVAWTTMLLAALQQWQFWAIAGFLLLLLVLCWRLKKWSREPASSREKEHCGSYPEPGQEEEELEEEEEELQKEEVDGEDPDEVKHTDRLLAKHIHWPVQELSCRSWLVKELVEEVIQVYQELSSDTHFPVMQPPIGIGSTYEGWSHHGDDAVYRLLVPLKAGRGHSFCLKESIEEQRPKRTFRAKVQLKCTCTTEEPAENMPCFLHHPDKRQRRHRWEHLLSVLCTSSYLDVHKIVAWFQDFVRSIWGVRPKMCHYHLKMLPSPRSCKLQLTDSLGRTFVTELIFGLQQGDSDIFLCSRSREATLTTSTTWSASCAVAEAKSFQHVARQVPRGSYHLKCLRVCTQILAGTGFSSAAMKALVMHLLTTTPLSGWCRGAFVERLKDIMQYLHCCLERKHLHHFFLGNDNVPEEISLPAAYEMAEPLNLFQGLAQNPACSGCRGCHTRLGIRS, encoded by the exons GATCCCATGATGAACTGATAGCAGGCAAGCAGCTACCTGACCTCCTGGCGCAGGGGACAAAGTGGGAGAAT GCCATGGCTGCCATGGTCGTCGTACATGGCTTGTCATCTGTACTGCAATCCCTCATTCTGGGGGCAAAAAAAGTTGGTTATGAGCTGGATGAGTACACAAAGGAGCATATGAAGCAgcgtgaggagatgctgagcagGAAGATGGCTCATCTGCTGAGAGAGGTGGaggaactggagcagaggagccagcagcagggcagtgttgCCTGGACAACAATGCTCTTAGCTGCCTTGCAGCAGTGGCAGTTCTGGGCCATTGCCggcttccttctcctgctcttggTGCTCTGCTGGAGGCTCAAGAAATGGAGCCgtgagccagccagcagcagagagaaagagcaTTGTGGCAGCTACCCAGAGCCTGGGCaagaagaagaggagctggaagaggaagaagaggagctgcagaaggaagaagttgaTGGAGAAGATCCTGATGAGGTGAAGCATACGGACAGGCTGCTGGCTAAGCACATCCACTGGCCAGTGCAGGAGCTGTCCTGCAGAAGCTGGCTGGtgaaggagctggtggaggaagTCATCCAGGTGTACCAAGAGCTCTCCTCAGATACTCATTTCCCAGTGATGCAGCCACCCATTGGGATAGGCAGCACCTACGAAGGTTGGAGTCATCATGGGGATGATGCTGTCTACCGCCTGCTGGTGCCACTGAAAGCCGGTCGTGGCCACTCCTTCTGCTTGAAAGAGAGCATCGAGGAGCAGAGGCCAAAGAGGACTTTCCGGGCCAAAGTGCAACTGAAGTGCACCTGCACAACAGAAGAACCGGCGGAGAACATGCCATGCTTCCTCCACCATCCTGACAAGAGGCAGAGGAGACATCGGTGGGAACACCTCCTCAGCGTGCTCTGCACCAGCTCCTACCTAGATGTGCACAAAATCGTCGCCTGGTTCCAGGACTTCGTGAGATCGATCTGGGGCGTGAGGCCTAAGATGTGTCACTACCATCTGAAGATGCTGCCCTCCCCACGCtcctgcaagctgcagctgaCAGATAGCCTGGGGAGAACCTTTGTCACTGAGCTGATatttgggctgcagcaaggtgaCTCGGACATCTTCCTGTGCAGCCGCAGTAGAGAGGCCACCTTGACCACGAGCACGACATGGTCAgcgagctgtgctgtggcagaggcAAAGTCCTTCCAGCATGTCGCCAGGCAGGTGCCACGTGGCAGCTACCACCTGAAGTGCCTGCGTGTCTGCACCCAAATCCTGGCAGGCACAGGCTTTTCAAGTGCTGCCATGAAGGCCCTTGTGATGCACCTCCTGACCACCACACCCCTGTCAGGCTGGTGCAGGGGAGCTTTTGTGGAACGGCTCAAGGACATCATGCAgtacctgcactgctgcctggaaAGGAAACATCTCCACCACTTCTTCCTTGGCAATGACAACGTGCCTGAGGAGATAAGCTTGCCCGCTGCCTATGAAATGGCTGAGCCTCTCAATCTTTTCCAGGGCCTGGCACAGAATCCAGCAT GCAGTGGCTGCCGTGGTTGCCACACACGTCTTGGCATCCGTTCTTAA